In a genomic window of Paroedura picta isolate Pp20150507F chromosome 14, Ppicta_v3.0, whole genome shotgun sequence:
- the POP4 gene encoding ribonuclease P protein subunit p29 isoform X1, whose amino-acid sequence MESILYSQLPQQTAKLVNMQPQRPKEADAFVKAFLKRSLPQKSEEAIEDLLSRKAVVLEHLHKRRRRGKKTRGKGLSSKERREMRLFEIKPEQQRYKIFLPLHELWKQYIRDLCNGLKPEAQPQMIQTKLLKADLHGALLTVTKSKCPSYVGITGIVVQEMKHVFKIITNEDQLKVVPKFNNVFSMEIDGFVSYIFGSKIQFRASERSAKKFKARGTIDL is encoded by the exons ATGGAGA GTATCTTATATAGTCAACTGCCCCAACAAACAGCTAAACTTGTGAATATGCAG CCTCAAAGGCCAAAGGAGGCCGATGCCTTTGTGAAAGCGTTCCTGAAGCGCAGTCTGCCCCAGAAGAGCGAGGAGGCCATCGAGGACCTCTTATCCCGGAAGGCTGTTGTCCTCGAGCATCTTCATAAAAGGCGGAGACGGGGCAAAAAGACAAGAGGGAAAGGGCTCTCTTCCAAAGAGAGGAGGGAGATGCGGCTCTTTGAAATTAAACCAGAACAACAGAG GTACAAGATATTCTTACCTTTGCATGAATTATGGAAGCAGTACATCCGGGACCTTTGCAACGGACTCAAGCCAGAAGC aCAGCCACAGATGATTCAGACCAAACTGCTAAAAGCTGATCTGCACGGGGCCCTTCTCACAG TGACAAAATCAAAATGTCCCTCCTATGTCGGTATTACGGGTATCGTGGTTCAGGAAATGAAACACGTCTTCAAAATTATTACCAATGAAGACCAATTGAAAG tCGTTCCCAAATTTAACAATGTTTTCAGCATGGAGATCGATGGCTTCGTATCCTATATCTTCGGCAGCAAGATCCAGTTCCGAGCCAGCGAACGCTCTGCGAAGAAGTTTAAAGCCAGAGGCACTATTGATCTCTAA
- the POP4 gene encoding ribonuclease P protein subunit p29 isoform X2 — translation MQPQRPKEADAFVKAFLKRSLPQKSEEAIEDLLSRKAVVLEHLHKRRRRGKKTRGKGLSSKERREMRLFEIKPEQQRYKIFLPLHELWKQYIRDLCNGLKPEAQPQMIQTKLLKADLHGALLTVTKSKCPSYVGITGIVVQEMKHVFKIITNEDQLKVVPKFNNVFSMEIDGFVSYIFGSKIQFRASERSAKKFKARGTIDL, via the exons ATGCAG CCTCAAAGGCCAAAGGAGGCCGATGCCTTTGTGAAAGCGTTCCTGAAGCGCAGTCTGCCCCAGAAGAGCGAGGAGGCCATCGAGGACCTCTTATCCCGGAAGGCTGTTGTCCTCGAGCATCTTCATAAAAGGCGGAGACGGGGCAAAAAGACAAGAGGGAAAGGGCTCTCTTCCAAAGAGAGGAGGGAGATGCGGCTCTTTGAAATTAAACCAGAACAACAGAG GTACAAGATATTCTTACCTTTGCATGAATTATGGAAGCAGTACATCCGGGACCTTTGCAACGGACTCAAGCCAGAAGC aCAGCCACAGATGATTCAGACCAAACTGCTAAAAGCTGATCTGCACGGGGCCCTTCTCACAG TGACAAAATCAAAATGTCCCTCCTATGTCGGTATTACGGGTATCGTGGTTCAGGAAATGAAACACGTCTTCAAAATTATTACCAATGAAGACCAATTGAAAG tCGTTCCCAAATTTAACAATGTTTTCAGCATGGAGATCGATGGCTTCGTATCCTATATCTTCGGCAGCAAGATCCAGTTCCGAGCCAGCGAACGCTCTGCGAAGAAGTTTAAAGCCAGAGGCACTATTGATCTCTAA